One genomic region from Rosa rugosa chromosome 1, drRosRugo1.1, whole genome shotgun sequence encodes:
- the LOC133724946 gene encoding zinc finger BED domain-containing protein RICESLEEPER 2-like has protein sequence MDNAAANKCALEFVRSKLDKRENSESILEGKFMHVRCTAHICNLIVGSGLKRLNRAVLAIRNAVKFVRSSTSRLDSFKACVAKEQVPCKGLVVMDVPTRWNSTFLMLEAALKFKKAFGRMLEDDDSGFAAYFKEPEEEYDEEGNVVPVKGNRNRVGPPTDEEWDKAEVFVHFLRVFYEITLRVSASNHPTIHTTFHDVLSMETEINKLFIAPEMQTGSETEKVKVLTDMAGHMSSKFLKYYGSFKDLNPLVFMGLVLDPRFKLLNITHLLKKEGYDNDIVEAKGKEIRDVLMSLYEAYAPKDAPAKKREVLSSSSQSTGTSTGSRGRASILSDWRKVVSELDEHVVAHEVDKFSNFVKVEAEWT, from the exons ATGGATAATGCAGCTGCTAATAAGTGTGCTCTTGAGTTTGTTAGGTCCAAACTTGACAAAAGGGAAAACTCAGAATCAATCTTAGAGGGAAAGTTCATGCATGTTAGGTGTACTGCTCATATTTGTAACTTGATTGTTGGAAGTGGGTTGAAGAGGCTGAATAGGGCAGTGCTAGCCATTAGAAATGCTGTAAAGTTTGTTAGGTCTTCCACATCAAGGCTAGATAGTTTTAAGGCATGTGTAGCAAAGGAACAAGTCCCTTGCAAAGGCTTGGTGGTTATGGATGTTCCCACAAGGTGGAATTCAACATTCTTAATGTTGGAAGCTGCCTTGAAGTTCAAAAAAGCCTTTGGAAGGATGCTAGAGGATGATGACAGTGGCTTTGCTGCATATTTCAAGGAGCCTGAGGAAGAGTATGATGAGGAAGGGAATGTGGTTCCAGTAAAAGGCAATAGAAATAGAGTTGGGCCACCGACAGATGAAGAATGGGATAAGGCAGAGGTGTTTGTGCATTTTCTGAGGGTTTTTTATGAAATTACTTTGAGGGTCAGTGCAAGTAATCATCCCACAATCCATACTACTTTCCATGATGTGTTGTCCATGGAAACTGAGATCAACAAGCTGTTTATTGCACCTGAAATGCAGACAGGGAGTGAAACTGAGAAAGTGAAAGTGTTGACTGATATGGCAGGACACATGAGTTCCAAATTTCTCAAATATTATGGTAGCTTCAAGGATCTAAATCCTTTGGTGTTTATGGGGCTTGTGCTTGATCCGAGATTCAAGCTACTTAATATCACTCATTTGTTGAAAAAAGAGGGGTATGATAATGACATTGTGGAAGCAAAAGGCAAGGAGATAAGGGATGTGTTGATGTCATTGTATGAAGCTTATGCACCAAAGGATGCCCCTGCAAAGAAAAGGGAGGTTTTATCTTCAAGTTCACAAAGCACAGGAACAAGCACCGGTAGTAGAGGAAGAGCATCAATCTTGAGTGATTGGAGAAAAGTTGTTTCAGAACTTGATGAGCACGTGGTTGCACATGAAGTGGACAA attttccaattttgttAAGGTGGAAGCTGAATGGACCTAA
- the LOC133724498 gene encoding uncharacterized protein LOC133724498 translates to MAVQVSTVASEAAFSTGGRVIDNFRSSLTPKSVEALICLQSWLRGNDINYIEDAPGIKETEFYEKCEKDHITSASSSVNSCPPPKPKGKDATNASDEVVEVEDESENSGSDDSETS, encoded by the exons ATGGCTGTTCAAGTATCCACAGTTGCATCTGAGGCTGCTTTTAGCACTGGAGGGAGAGTAATCGACAACTTTAGGAGTTCATTAACTCCAAAATCTGTGGAAGCTTTGATATGTTTGCAAAGTTGGTTGAGGGGGAATGATATTAACTACATAGAGGATGCTCCAGGCATCAAAGAAACAGAATTCTACGAGAAATGTGAGAAAG ATCATATAACCTCAGCATCTTCAAGTGTAAACTCATGTCCTCCTCCAAAACCAAAGGGAAAGGATGCAACTAATGCAAGTGATGAAGTTGTCGAAGTTGaagatgaatctgaaaattctggTTCTGATGACTCAgaaacaagttga